Proteins from a genomic interval of Oceanispirochaeta crateris:
- the dnaX gene encoding DNA polymerase III subunit gamma/tau → MEFEVTASRKRPQSLVELSGQDFVVATLKNSIENNRIAHAYLFSGPRGVGKTSSARILARSLNCERGASITPCGVCSNCKEIARGNSMDVIEIDGASNTGVNDIREIKDEVLFGPGSSRYKIYIIDEVHMLSNSAFNALLKTIEEPPPYIIFIFATTEIHKVPATIRSRCQQFNFRLVEVSEIKRLLAAVCDEIAVKFDEDALFWIAREATGSVRDAYTLFDQIVSFSDGHITLDKIREKLGLIGMDQLNNLITLLVEEKTEESMDLLDTILSGGVSVEQFIIDLAEYLRNVLFIFHGVKKESLLGYTADRFSSIVFELLNSRQIEWALEEVIKLFRDIRYSLNPRFELELLVSRLSSIRYHIDPKALLEELGRMKDQLENSSSVHIHPPQDEAKKKIKTA, encoded by the coding sequence ATGGAATTTGAAGTAACTGCCTCACGGAAACGACCTCAGTCTCTGGTGGAACTCTCCGGCCAGGATTTTGTTGTAGCGACTCTTAAAAACTCAATTGAAAATAATAGGATAGCTCATGCGTATCTGTTTTCAGGACCTAGAGGGGTAGGAAAAACTTCTTCGGCCCGAATCTTAGCCCGTTCTCTCAATTGTGAAAGGGGAGCTTCTATCACTCCTTGTGGTGTCTGTTCCAATTGCAAAGAAATAGCCCGTGGAAATTCCATGGATGTCATCGAAATTGATGGGGCCTCCAACACAGGTGTAAATGACATCCGTGAAATCAAGGATGAAGTTCTCTTTGGTCCAGGGAGCTCACGATATAAGATTTATATCATTGATGAGGTGCATATGCTTTCCAACAGTGCTTTTAATGCACTGTTAAAGACAATAGAGGAACCACCTCCATATATCATCTTCATATTTGCGACGACTGAAATTCATAAAGTGCCGGCCACAATCCGCTCACGGTGTCAGCAGTTTAATTTCAGGCTGGTAGAGGTGAGTGAGATTAAAAGACTCCTGGCAGCGGTCTGTGATGAAATTGCGGTCAAATTTGATGAGGATGCCCTCTTTTGGATTGCCCGGGAAGCAACCGGTTCCGTTCGCGACGCCTATACTCTCTTTGATCAGATAGTCTCTTTTTCAGATGGTCACATTACCTTAGATAAAATCAGAGAAAAACTTGGTCTTATTGGAATGGACCAATTGAACAATCTTATCACTCTGTTAGTGGAGGAAAAGACTGAGGAATCTATGGATCTTTTAGATACGATCCTTTCCGGTGGAGTTTCTGTTGAGCAATTCATCATAGACCTGGCAGAGTATTTGAGAAATGTTCTGTTCATATTTCATGGTGTTAAAAAAGAATCTCTACTGGGTTATACGGCAGATCGCTTTTCCAGCATTGTATTTGAACTTTTGAATTCACGACAGATTGAATGGGCTCTGGAAGAAGTGATCAAGCTTTTCAGGGATATTCGATATTCTCTGAATCCACGATTTGAACTTGAGTTGTTGGTGAGCCGTTTGTCTTCAATCCGGTACCATATTGATCCTAAGGCCCTCCTTGAAGAACTGGGACGCATGAAGGATCAACTTGAAAATTCATCTTCCGTTCATATTCATCCTCCACAGGATGAGGCTAAAAAAAAAATTAAAACAGCCTGA
- a CDS encoding DUF4954 family protein, which translates to MNTIKKHALNEIGIGFIPREFLPDGKDEYYIRNRQLEETRTYKQLSAQEIEVLVKNSNSADDWNTIYVTENFNPKLVKNNQFHGLIRIGDLENLYLEFHDVPFPVGIYNSKIISCDLGTNVSINNVNLLSHYIIENEVILLNINELITTNYAKFGNGILKEGEEESTRIWIEIANENGGRKVLPYNGMTAGDAWIWSRFREREIIMDKLKLLTQRSFDNKRGYYGRIGTRSVLKHCRILKDVTIGSDAYIKGSNKLKNLTINSRADSPTQIGEGVELVNGIIGYGCHIFYGVKAVRFVMDDHTNLKYGARLINSFLGCNSTISCCEVLNALIYPGHEQHHNSSFLCASTVLGQSNMASGATIGSNHNSRGNDGEILAGRGFWPGLSTSLKHNCRFSSFNLLVKGAYPFEIVNPLPFSLISNDESHDCLRIIPAYWFRYNMYALARNAWKYEDRDMRMEKKHLIIYDYLAPDTINEIFEAMEIIRIQLEHSDEFKQQETFATPHDYLCHEDLPTLHADHFEQGKRSVLILKPCEAYREYRDMLLYYCVKTIVTSNMDVSGLLKKLQGSGNRSSWDNVGGQLIRKSRVMKFLNDVENDLVGSWDEIHEFYLSEAQKYPKEMLEHSISSLKELLHLDNLKEDTASIQNILDRSIHINKKIKDRCYESRLKDYTNPFRNITFSSEKERDAVIGKLEDNSFIQKTLEDSQDLEKLIIKMRKSL; encoded by the coding sequence ATGAATACGATTAAAAAACACGCATTAAATGAAATCGGTATCGGTTTTATCCCCCGGGAATTCCTTCCTGATGGTAAAGATGAATACTATATAAGAAATAGACAATTAGAAGAGACAAGGACATACAAACAGCTCTCAGCTCAAGAGATAGAAGTTTTAGTCAAGAATTCCAACTCAGCGGATGACTGGAATACAATATATGTAACAGAGAATTTTAATCCGAAACTGGTAAAGAACAACCAATTCCATGGATTGATACGAATTGGCGATCTTGAAAATTTGTATCTTGAATTCCATGATGTCCCTTTTCCGGTAGGTATTTATAATTCAAAAATAATCTCCTGCGACCTCGGCACCAACGTCTCTATAAACAATGTGAACCTTCTATCCCATTACATCATCGAAAATGAAGTCATTCTCTTGAATATAAACGAACTGATAACAACCAATTATGCAAAATTTGGCAATGGAATATTAAAAGAAGGTGAAGAAGAATCAACTAGAATATGGATTGAGATTGCCAATGAAAACGGAGGCAGAAAAGTTCTCCCCTATAATGGTATGACTGCGGGTGATGCCTGGATATGGTCACGATTTCGAGAACGTGAAATAATTATGGACAAGCTAAAGCTATTAACCCAGCGATCTTTTGATAATAAACGGGGCTATTACGGCAGAATCGGCACTAGATCAGTACTTAAGCACTGCAGAATTCTTAAAGACGTTACCATAGGTAGCGATGCCTATATCAAAGGCTCGAATAAACTCAAGAACCTGACCATCAACAGCAGGGCTGATTCTCCCACCCAGATCGGGGAAGGGGTAGAACTTGTCAATGGCATTATCGGTTATGGATGTCACATATTCTATGGAGTAAAAGCCGTTAGATTTGTAATGGATGACCATACCAACCTGAAATATGGGGCACGACTAATTAACTCATTTCTGGGATGTAATTCAACGATTTCATGTTGTGAAGTTCTAAATGCATTGATCTATCCTGGACATGAACAGCATCATAACAGCTCTTTCCTCTGTGCCTCTACCGTACTGGGACAGAGTAATATGGCCTCTGGTGCAACAATAGGATCTAATCATAATTCCAGAGGTAATGACGGTGAAATTCTCGCCGGACGGGGATTCTGGCCTGGATTGAGTACGAGTCTCAAGCACAATTGCCGTTTTTCATCTTTTAATCTCCTTGTGAAAGGAGCCTATCCTTTTGAAATAGTGAATCCCCTACCCTTTTCACTCATATCAAACGATGAGAGTCATGACTGCCTACGGATCATTCCTGCCTATTGGTTTAGATACAATATGTATGCACTGGCTAGGAATGCCTGGAAATATGAAGACCGTGATATGAGAATGGAAAAAAAACACCTCATTATCTACGACTATCTGGCACCGGATACAATCAATGAAATTTTCGAAGCCATGGAGATCATCAGAATACAGCTTGAACACAGCGATGAGTTCAAACAACAGGAGACCTTTGCGACTCCCCATGACTATCTGTGCCATGAAGATCTTCCGACTCTGCATGCAGATCATTTCGAGCAAGGGAAGCGATCGGTTCTCATATTAAAGCCCTGTGAAGCATATAGGGAGTACAGAGATATGCTTCTCTATTATTGTGTCAAAACAATCGTCACCTCAAATATGGATGTATCAGGACTTCTAAAAAAACTGCAGGGCAGCGGGAACAGAAGCAGCTGGGATAACGTTGGCGGTCAATTAATTAGAAAATCACGTGTTATGAAATTTTTAAATGATGTTGAAAATGATCTTGTTGGTAGCTGGGATGAAATTCACGAGTTCTACCTCTCAGAAGCTCAGAAATACCCCAAAGAAATGCTTGAGCATTCTATTTCATCTTTGAAAGAACTGCTGCATTTGGATAATTTGAAGGAAGACACGGCTTCTATACAGAATATTTTAGACCGCAGTATCCATATCAACAAAAAAATAAAAGACAGATGTTATGAATCACGCCTGAAGGACTATACCAATCCCTTCAGGAATATCACATTTTCAAGTGAAAAAGAGAGAGATGCTGTCATCGGTAAACTAGAGGATAACAGCTTTATCCAAAAGACTCTTGAAGACTCCCAAGACCTGGAGAAATTAATTATAAAAATGAGAAAAAGCCTTTAG
- a CDS encoding ParB/RepB/Spo0J family partition protein codes for MSKKKALGGMGLDALLSLDDSTQDKVDIPSDLRDSVEDIPIASIITNPDQPRKTFSEESLQELADSIKSRGVIQPIIVEKSGDGYEIVAGERRFRASVLAERESIPAIIRDFSIEEKLEIALIENIQREDLTAIEEAQAYRNLMESLDMSQQEIANKVGKKRSTIANSLRLLNLPEDIQASLSQGIITAGHARAILAVLNPADQKILHSRIRDEGLSVRESEKMVEDLNQGKRLQNRDKAALPKNKIPEILGIEQKFIDHFGTRVQVKGNLKKGKIEISYFSEDDLERIFDLIS; via the coding sequence GTGTCTAAGAAAAAAGCCCTGGGAGGCATGGGTCTTGATGCCCTGCTCAGCCTGGATGATAGTACGCAGGATAAAGTAGATATTCCTTCAGATCTTCGAGATTCAGTAGAAGATATTCCTATTGCATCAATCATTACAAATCCTGATCAACCAAGAAAAACTTTCAGCGAAGAATCACTTCAGGAGTTGGCGGATTCTATTAAGTCCAGGGGTGTCATACAGCCTATCATCGTAGAGAAATCTGGTGATGGGTACGAAATTGTAGCAGGTGAACGCCGTTTTAGAGCATCTGTTTTAGCTGAGAGAGAGTCAATTCCAGCCATTATTCGGGATTTTTCAATTGAGGAAAAGCTTGAAATTGCCCTGATTGAAAATATACAGCGTGAGGACCTGACGGCCATTGAGGAAGCTCAGGCATACAGAAATCTTATGGAATCTCTGGATATGAGCCAACAGGAAATTGCTAACAAGGTTGGTAAAAAACGTTCGACCATAGCCAATAGTCTCCGTCTTTTGAATTTACCGGAAGATATTCAGGCCTCATTGAGTCAGGGTATCATCACAGCGGGTCACGCCAGAGCCATTTTGGCTGTTTTGAATCCTGCTGATCAGAAAATCCTTCATTCCAGGATCAGAGATGAAGGGCTGTCTGTGAGGGAATCTGAAAAGATGGTAGAGGACCTCAATCAGGGGAAACGTCTTCAGAATCGGGATAAAGCTGCTCTACCAAAGAATAAAATTCCAGAAATACTGGGTATAGAACAAAAATTCATTGACCATTTTGGTACAAGAGTTCAAGTCAAAGGAAATCTCAAAAAGGGGAAAATTGAGATTTCTTATTTCTCTGAAGATGATCTTGAAAGAATCTTTGACCTGATATCCTAA
- a CDS encoding ParA family protein, translating into MAKVVVFANQKGGVGKTTTTVNIGAYLAEAGHNVLLVDFDPQGNLSSSLGITDTKNSIYEAMMEQIPVEKAVQKTPQKNLDILPSNLNLSGATVELSKADKKESLQYLKKTLSSLKSHYDYILIDCPPSLGVLTINGFIAADTVIIPLQCEYFALEGLKYMYSMTIKRIQKSVNPDLKIGGIIFTMYDSRTNLGKEVIKSVQETFKQHPEMVFHTVIPRNIRLSEAPSHGLPINLYDAACIGAKCYEKLTEEVIARV; encoded by the coding sequence GCAAAAGTAGTGGTATTCGCAAATCAGAAAGGCGGTGTAGGTAAAACGACCACCACTGTTAACATTGGTGCTTATTTGGCAGAGGCCGGTCATAACGTGCTTCTGGTAGACTTTGATCCTCAAGGGAACCTTTCCAGCAGTCTTGGCATCACCGATACCAAGAACAGCATCTATGAGGCTATGATGGAACAAATCCCTGTTGAGAAGGCTGTTCAGAAAACACCTCAAAAGAATTTGGACATACTTCCATCCAATTTAAATCTTTCAGGTGCTACTGTTGAACTCAGCAAAGCGGATAAAAAAGAGTCTTTACAGTATCTTAAAAAGACTTTGTCATCTCTAAAGAGTCATTATGACTATATTTTAATTGATTGCCCTCCTTCTTTGGGAGTTCTCACAATCAATGGATTTATAGCAGCCGATACGGTTATCATTCCTCTCCAGTGTGAGTATTTTGCTCTAGAGGGATTGAAATACATGTATTCCATGACGATTAAACGAATTCAAAAATCAGTTAATCCGGATCTAAAAATCGGCGGTATTATTTTTACAATGTATGATTCAAGAACAAATCTGGGAAAAGAGGTCATAAAAAGTGTTCAGGAAACCTTTAAACAGCATCCGGAAATGGTCTTTCATACTGTGATACCTCGAAACATACGTCTCTCTGAAGCTCCTTCACATGGATTACCCATCAATCTTTATGATGCCGCCTGTATCGGTGCTAAATGCTATGAAAAATTAACCGAAGAGGTCATTGCACGTGTCTAA